In candidate division WOR-3 bacterium, one DNA window encodes the following:
- a CDS encoding DUF488 domain-containing protein, which produces MRIFTLGTDHRPEYDFARILVKHGIQVVCDLRRSPDAREEYFRRDGLQALCAAHGIDYVFLGNELGGPQDGDLAAWAKTEKFKRWVDIIRRKLEQRVCCLLCAERSPERCHRRTITDELARQGIEVVHLLNETTFWVPRHPAPNRRVRTSRR; this is translated from the coding sequence ATGAGAATCTTCACTCTCGGCACCGACCATCGGCCGGAGTACGACTTTGCCCGCATCCTGGTGAAACACGGTATTCAGGTCGTGTGCGACCTGCGCCGTTCTCCTGATGCAAGAGAAGAGTACTTCCGCCGCGACGGGCTGCAGGCGTTGTGTGCAGCACACGGGATTGACTACGTATTCTTGGGTAACGAGCTGGGTGGACCCCAGGACGGAGACCTGGCCGCATGGGCAAAAACTGAGAAGTTCAAGCGGTGGGTTGACATCATCCGCCGCAAGCTGGAGCAGCGCGTGTGCTGCCTCCTGTGCGCCGAACGCAGTCCCGAGCGCTGCCACCGCCGTACGATCACTGATGAACTGGCAAGACAGGGCATCGAAGTAGTCCATCTGTTGAACGAGACTACATTCTGGGTTCCCCGACACCCTGCCCCCAATCGCCGAGTTCGTACCTCCCGACGGTGA
- a CDS encoding MTH938/NDUFAF3 family protein produces the protein MTILGTGFGWIETDVGRFEHDIVVFPDGSVGNRYDRLSGSNHEFGLAEATAALCGTTADIVLGTGQYGVATVPDSTRRHLASCGVQLHVAPTPKAILIYNELSVPKCGIFHVTC, from the coding sequence GTGACTATTCTCGGCACCGGCTTTGGCTGGATTGAGACTGATGTCGGCCGGTTCGAGCACGACATCGTCGTGTTCCCAGACGGCAGCGTCGGAAACCGTTACGACCGGCTTTCCGGCTCGAATCACGAGTTTGGCCTAGCCGAAGCGACCGCTGCATTGTGTGGCACGACTGCTGATATTGTCCTCGGTACGGGTCAGTATGGTGTCGCCACCGTACCAGATTCCACCCGCCGTCACCTCGCCTCCTGCGGTGTCCAGTTGCACGTTGCACCGACGCCCAAAGCAATTCTCATATACAACGAACTGAGTGTTCCCAAGTGCGGTATTTTCCACGTCACGTGCTGA